From a single Ascaphus truei isolate aAscTru1 chromosome 2, aAscTru1.hap1, whole genome shotgun sequence genomic region:
- the LOC142488104 gene encoding rhodopsin, GQ-coupled-like encodes MLTDLNQTNCSSCCCTPGNRIFTVSFMIILILAILFGNLVILAVFLGTKQFRTPQGYLKTSLAVADLALGVLVVPFSVYGEITLLLVNASTSERTHEVLLLGSWHPCYLVGPVFAGCTLVSISTIFLLTIERSIAILKPLHKEVVITKRRTLLLILLSWISSFFLAMIPMIFSHGGIVVEYNPCSRMCNYAPAPASPAHVWQILLLFPAFDFSLLGGTLVINALSLTTIHQYSRKRKLLSGTDQEPLKVSFSDIKAAKTIGTLTIAFTVSFTPIAVFVVGNVLGYQWCTFSFFAFWILASNSCCNVIIYSVCDQRFREGARQLLVSLLRSFFCCWRSPH; translated from the coding sequence ATGCTCACAGACCTTAACCAGACCAACTGTAGTAGCTGTTGCTGCACACCTGGGAACCGCATATTCACGGTCAGCTTCATGATAATCTTGATTCTGGCCATACTGTTCGGAAATTTGGTAATCCTGGCGGTTTTCTTGGGTACCAAACAATTTCGCACCCCCCAGGGTTACCTGAAGACCTCCTTGGCAGTGGCAGACCTGGCACTGGGCGTCCTGGTGGTTCCCTTCTCTGTGTATGGGGAGATCACACTTCTTCTCGTGAACGCTTCCACCTCAGAGAGAACCCATGAGGTGCTCCTGCTGGGATCGTGGCACCCTTGCTATCTAGTCGGTCCTGTGTTTGCAGGTTGCACCCTGGTATCTATCAGCACCATCTTCCTGCTCACCATTGAGAGGAGCATCGCCATCCTGAAGCCCTTACACAAGGAAGTAGTTATCACCAAGAGGAGGACCTTACTTCTCATCCTGCTCTCCTGGATATCCAGCTTCTTCCTGGCAATGATCCCCATGATCTTCAGCCATGGGGGGATAGTGGTGGAATACAATCCGTGTAGTCGCATGTGCAACTATGCCCCGGCTCCTGCCTCTCCTGCCCATGTCTGGCAAATATTGCTGCTCTTCCCTGCTTTTGACTTCAGCCTACTGGGGGGCACCCTGGTAATCAACGCCCTGTCCCTCACCACCATACATCAATACTCCCGCAAGAGGAAACTACTGTCTGGGACAGACCAGGAGCCCCTGAAGGTCTCCTTCTCTGATATCAAGGCGGCCAAGACCATAGGGACACTGACCATCGCCTTCACAGTCTCTTTTACACCCATCGCTGTGTTTGTGGTTGGCAACGTCTTGGGATACCAATGGTGCACCTTCTCCTTTTTTGCCTTCTGGATCCTTGCCAGCAATAGCTGCTGCAATGTGATCATCTACAGTGTGTGCGACCAGCGCTTTCGGGAGGGGGCGCGCCAGCTCCTTGTGTCCCTGCTGCGGTCCTTCTTCTGCTGCTGGAGGTCCccgcactga